The region GAATGCATCCTGAAACATATCTTAATGATGAAGAAGTTAAAAAACGTTACATTCTTTATTACGGCAATGATAATAATTTTTCACCAGATCATATTCCCCACTACAGATCCAAATGGTCAAGCCTTTCAGAGTTTATGCGTGAGA is a window of Pseudomonadota bacterium DNA encoding:
- a CDS encoding transposase, with amino-acid sequence MSRTALDGYPFNDIEKDKLVDIIKRLSKIYFADILGYCIMGNHFHLLVRMHPETYLNDEEVKKRYILYYGNDNNFSPDHIPHYRSKWSSLSEFMRE